The following coding sequences lie in one Epinephelus moara isolate mb chromosome 17, YSFRI_EMoa_1.0, whole genome shotgun sequence genomic window:
- the zgc:85858 gene encoding stress-associated endoplasmic reticulum protein 1 produces the protein MSAVQRMKVANERHSKTITQRGHVQKTSRPVNEEKSPVGPWLLALFVFVVCGSAIFQIIQSIRQGM, from the exons ATGTCGGCGGTGCAGCGGATGAAAGTGGCGAACGAGCGGCACAGCAAGACGATCACACAGCGGGGACACGTACAGAAAACATCG cgGCCTGTAAATGAGGAGAAGTCTCCGGTGGGACCATGGCTGCTCGCTCTGTTTGTCTTCGTGGTTTGTGGGTCAG CCATCTTCCAGATCATCCAGAGCATCAGGCAGGGCATgtga